TCATGCTCGATGGGTCGGCGTACTCGGCGCGGCCTTCCTTGACCATGCGCGTACCGGAGCCGTGTATGGCTTCGAACATGGCGTAACGCTTGCCGATGTTGGCGCTGCCGGCGGTACCGACGCCGCCCTGGATCTGGGCCGCCTCGTCGGTGAGGATGTCGCCATAGAGGTTCGGCAGCGCGAAGACCTGGAACTGGCTGCGGCGCTCGGGATCGATGAGCTTGGCGGTCATGATGTCGATGTACCACTCGTCGCACGCGATGCCGGGGTATTCCTTGGCGATGCGGGCGCCGATCTCGCTGAACTTACCGTCGGTGGTCTTGACGACGTTCGCCTTGGTGACGATCGTCACGCGCTTCTTGCCGTTCTTCTTGGCGAACTCGAACGCGAGCCGGATCAGCCGCTCGCTGCCCTGCGAGGTGATGACCTTGAAGTCGAGGGCCAGGTCGGGCGTCACCTCGATGCCGCGCGAGCCGA
This DNA window, taken from Verrucomicrobiota bacterium, encodes the following:
- a CDS encoding isocitrate/isopropylmalate dehydrogenase family protein; the protein is PTETPQKGDPRGNIESANVTMRRELDLFANVRPVKVPELGIDWTFFRENTEGAYVLGSRGIEVTPDLALDFKVITSQGSERLIRLAFEFAKKNGKKRVTIVTKANVVKTTDGKFSEIGARIAKEYPGIACDEWYIDIMTAKLIDPERRSQFQVFALPNLYGDILTDEAAQIQGGVGTAGSANIGKRYAMFEAIHGSGTRMVKEGRAEYADPSSMMRATVLLLQHIGFTEKATRLERALDVCQLYEKNCLATGKKDGATSAQYADYVMETVAAPDLGERWQRCQKR